The Streptomyces kanamyceticus DNA segment GGCGTCCGCCCGCGCGGTCAAGAACCGCACGAGCGACGAGTCGGCGTACGACCGCGCCCGCAAGGCGCTCTTCGAGGAGGGCATCTCGACCTCCCGGATGTTCCTGGACCCGGCCCGTCCCGGCGTCGAGGACCTGATCGACTCGATCATCGCGGGCGTCCGCTCCTCCTGCACGTACGCCGGTGCGGGCTCCCTGGAGGAGTTCGCCGAGCGTGCCACGGTCGGTATCCAGAGCGCGGCGGGGTACGCGGAGGGCAAGCCGCTGCACGCCAGCTGGAGCTAGGCGCTACCGCTGAGCTTGGGCCGTTTTGGTCTGCGGGTTCGCTGGGGCTGAGCGCGCAGTTCCCCGCGCCCCTTAAAGGCTGCCCGCGCCCCCTAATGGGGCGCGGGCAGCCTTTGTCGCGGGCGGCCCCTCACCGTGCGTCGTCGGGCGTCGGGTACGGGAACTTCACGCCTACCCCGCCGTCCACGACGAGTGTCTGCCCGGTGACGTACGACGCGAGCGGCGAGGCGAAGAAGAGCAGGGCCGACGCGATGTCCGAGGTCTCGGCGACGCGGGCCAACGGGGCGTTGCGGGCGTTGCGTTCGCGGCCGTCGGGGCCGATCAGGGCGGCCACCCGCGGGGTCCACACGACGCCTGGCGCGACCGCGTTCACCCGTACCCCGCGCGGGCCGTACTCCACCGCCGCCGAGCGGACCAGGGAGACCAGGCCCGCCTTGGCCGCTCCGTACGCGGCGTGCAGGGGCGCCGCCGTGAGGCCCGACACCGACGCGACGAAGACCATGGGGCCGCCGCCCGCGTCGGCCAGTGCCTCGGCGCCGTACTGGACGGCCAGCCAGGCGTGCCGCAGGACCATCGAGAAGTGCCAGTCCCACCCCTCGTCGTCCAGGTCGGCCAGGGGCGCGTAGCGGGCCATGCCGACGATGTCGACGACGCCGCCCAGTGGGCCCAACTCCCTTTGCGCGTACGCGAAGAGCTCCCGCACCTCCGCGCGCCGCGTCACGTCCGCGACGTACGCGATGCCGCCCGTCTCGGCGGCGACCGCCTCGGCCCGTGCCTTGTC contains these protein-coding regions:
- a CDS encoding SDR family NAD(P)-dependent oxidoreductase, with protein sequence MTGEPLDDSPVPDYAALHRLDGRSFVLLGAGNGIGRQTAHALTAAGARVLCVDVDKARAEAVAAETGGIAYVADVTRRAEVRELFAYAQRELGPLGGVVDIVGMARYAPLADLDDEGWDWHFSMVLRHAWLAVQYGAEALADAGGGPMVFVASVSGLTAAPLHAAYGAAKAGLVSLVRSAAVEYGPRGVRVNAVAPGVVWTPRVAALIGPDGRERNARNAPLARVAETSDIASALLFFASPLASYVTGQTLVVDGGVGVKFPYPTPDDAR